The genome window TGAAGCAAAATGAATTGGCAGATTTTAGACGTGATAATCTAGGATTTGTGTTTCAAGACTCTAATCTTTTGGATACACTTACAATAAAAGAAAATATAATGTTGCCTCTTTCTTTAAAAAATGAAAGAGTGTCAGTAATAGAAAATAGAATAAAAGAGATTTCAAGAGAATTAAATATAGAATCGATATTAGATAAGTATCCTAGCGAAGTTTCAGGAGGACAAAAGCAAAGAGGTGCTGTCTGTAGAGCTATAGCCACAAAACCATCATTAGTACTTGCAGATGAACCTACAGGAGCATTAGATTCCAACTCTGCTAGAGATTTGTTGAATTGTCTACTAAAATTAAATGAAGATAACAATAAAACAATATTGATGGTAACTCATGATGCTGTAAGTGCAAGTTTTTGCAATAGAATACTATTTATAAAGGATGGAATAATATTTACAGAAATTGTAAAAGGAGAAAGTAATAGAGAATTCTATAATAAAATATTAAATACTGTTTCCTTAATTGGAGGAGTTAATAAAAATGACTTTATTTAGAATTGCAATGCAAAATGTAAAAAATAGTTTTTTTAATTACTTAATGTACTTTATTTCAATTGTATTTGGTGTATTTGTATTTTTTAGTTTTAAATCCATAGAGTATAACGAAGCTTTGAGTTCACTTGGAGAGAAAACGAGGATGAGTATCAATACGAGTTCAATCGTAATAGTGGTATTTGTTTTTTTATTTATATATTATTCAAACTCATTTTTTTTCAATAGACGTAGACGAGAAGTAGGTACTTATAGCTTACTTGGAATGAGGAAAAATCAGATAGGAAAAATATTTTTATATGAAACTTTTTTGATGGGTATAGTTGCAATATTAATAGGTATATTTTTAGGTTTGTTATTTTCAAAGCTCATGACTATGATGCTTGTAAAATTAATGAATGAAATGATAGTAGTAAAGATGAATTTAAGTATAAAGGCTTTAGTTCAGACACTAGTTGTATTTTTAATAATATTTGTAGTTATTGGAATAAGAAATACTATAGTTATCAGAAATAAGAGGATTATAGAGTTATTTAATAAATCTCCAGAGAAGTATAGGGCTAAAAAATTTATAAAGTTAAAAGGTACATTTGGTGTTTTACTAATAACTGTTTCTTATTTAATGTCAATTAGTTACTTTATTGCTGAAAACATTATGTTTTCAGTTTTTATATTAATTACAATAATCCCTGGAACTTTTTTATTGTTCTCATCATTAATGTATATGATTGTTAGTGTTGTTAAAAAGAGAAAAAGTTTTTATTATAAGGGACAAAATTTAATTGCATTTTCTGAACTTGGATTTAAATTAAAGAGCAATAGTAGTGTATTGGCTGTAATAGCAATATTAATAGCTACAAGTGTAACTATGCTAGGCTTTACCATATCACT of Clostridioides sp. ES-S-0054-01 contains these proteins:
- a CDS encoding ABC transporter ATP-binding protein, which gives rise to MEEILSVENIKKEYGRKGLKHEALRGITFKVYKGEFVGIMGSSGAGKSTLLNIISTIDLPSSGNIYINGKNTIKMKQNELADFRRDNLGFVFQDSNLLDTLTIKENIMLPLSLKNERVSVIENRIKEISRELNIESILDKYPSEVSGGQKQRGAVCRAIATKPSLVLADEPTGALDSNSARDLLNCLLKLNEDNNKTILMVTHDAVSASFCNRILFIKDGIIFTEIVKGESNREFYNKILNTVSLIGGVNKNDFI